In Tenacibaculum sp. 190524A02b, the genomic stretch TGGTGGATTAAAGAAGGTGAATTTCCAACTGTAGAGGAAGCAATTGAAAAATTAGACTATTTTCAAAAAAATGGAGCTAGTGAAAAAGCATTTGACTTTAGAAAAAGGTTTTCTAAACCTAAAATAGATTAATAAGTACTCTTTTTTAATAAAGCGGTTTAAACCACTTCAATATAATAAATGTGAATTTGAAATAACCTGTTAATTATTCAAATTCACATTTTATTTTGGGGCTAAGCCTAGATGTAATACCAATTGAATTTTAGAATTGTTTTAGGCTAAAAAAGCAAGTATAGCCATAGTTAAGGTTGTCTTTTTTAAACGACAAATAAACTAAAAAGAAAGAATTTATATGCGTCATTTTAATGTTTAATTGGTATAATATATTAAACTTTAAAAATAAAAAGTAAATCACTAGATTTTAGTTCTATTGATGTTGTTAAGTGTTTGTGAGATAGTTAGTTAAAAGATGTTAAAATTTTGACTTTTATAAATAAGTTTATAATTTAGCATTGATTATCAGGAGGATAATTATAATTTGATTTCTGTTGAAACATAAAAACTAACAAACAAACCTACCCTTGAATATATAGCAAATTAACCAAATTCGTAAGGTTAAATGTGTAGGGTATTATATATACTTTTCTAAATAACTGTTCTATCAGTTTCTATTTTTTATAAAACAATTGTGTTAACCTTAATTATAGATTAGTCACATAAGCTGTAAAATACTTCCTAAAAATAATATAAAAATTAAACAAAGAATTATTGCGCAATAATAGGCGGAAACCGAAAAGCCTTAATAGAGTAGGTGTATTAATTTAAAACCAAACTATAAAAATGAAGAAAATTAAATCATTAGGTTTCATTGCTCTAGGAGCACTGGCCTTTGTATTTATGAGCTTTAGTTCTGCTTCGGATGACATGTATGGAGATTCATATTTAGTGGATAAACAAGGTGTTGAACAAGTAGAAGGAGATAAGGTAGCTGTATTGGCTACTGCACTTAGACTTACTGCAAGAGCTGCCAGAGCAACCGTAGGTTATACTAGACGTGCTATAGCATATACTAGAGAAGTATATAGAGTAAATGCTCCAGGTCTTGAGCAAGTATTATTAACAGCATCTACATACGTAATTGCTAATAGTGTTGATAAGCACTCTGAAAATTATGTAAAGGAGAAAAATAAACTTAAAAAGCAAAAAATTAGACAACTAGGCTAATTTTTTATGGAGTGGCTTGTACAAGCCACTCCTTTATAAATATTTAAACTAACCACACATGAAAAAAACAATTGTTTTTAAGCTAATAGTAGCTGTTTTTGGTTTTTATTGGTTGGCTACCTTACTTTTTGTTAGTCCTGATAATTACATTAAAATAGCTTTTTTTGATCAGCAAGGAACTTTTGATACCTTCTTTTTTCAAAAATGGGGATTCTTTGCTCCACCTCCTAAATACAACGATAGGCTTTATTTTACTTTCGAGTCTAAAAAAGACTCAACAGTATCATATACTTTTGAAGTAATAGAAAAATTACAAGAAAGAAAAAGTAGTAAAGCACCATTTAACTCATCAGAAGATATTTTGGATTATGTATTGTCAAGTACATTACATAATATTAATGATGGATTATTTGCTGTAAACCAAACATTAAATTTTGAAGATGAGGTGGTAGACTCTGTTCAGCAAAAAAATAGTATAGATGATAGAATACGAAAAGGTAAAGACTACACACAAAATTCAGCAAACTTTGTAACATTAAAGAGATATGCTAAAATGGTAGCGTTAAGGAATAATATTAAAAATATAAAAGACTATAACCTAACTATTGAAATAACACAATTAGATATGCCCAAGTTTGCAGATAGAGATTTGTTGGGTAAGGAAAAAAGAGTACGAGAAAAGTTAATTTTTAAAAGTGATAAAATAACATTGTAATTATGATAAATAAATTTATACAAGAAAATAAGTTTAGCTTTTACGCACCTTTTTTTAGATTGTTCATATGCTTTTATTTATTAAAAGACGTAATTACTATGTGGCGTTTTAATGATTTAGTTTATAAAGGAAAATCTTTTTTAGAACCAGGAGGCGCTCCTTTTTTAGAGTTTTTTAATATCAATACAGTTGCAGTAAGAGCTAATTTTGATATATTTTATACAATATATATTATCCTTATACTCCTATTTATGTTTGGAGTAGGAAAAAGACTAACAGCCTTGTTATTGTTTATAAGTATTGAAGTAATACAAAACTTAGCATGGTTAACACTTAATGGAGGTGATAACATTTTAAAATTTGCAATTTTATACTTCATATTTATAGATTCCTATAATAAGTACAGTCTTAAACCTCTAAAATATAAAACGGAGTTTTCGGAACAAGTAGCTAATTTACTATCCAATTTAGCAGGGTATTCATTATGCATACATTTTTGTTTAGTGTATTTTATTTCTGCAATTCACAAGATTAATGCAGAAGTATGGTTTAATGGAATTGCTACGTATTATGTATTAGGATCGGAAAGATTTCAAGGAACGCCATGGAATAGTTTGTTAGTAAAGAATGGCGTTTTTGTAACATTAAGTACTTATGGTACTATACTAGTAGAGTTATTATTTCCTTTTTTAGTATGGAATAAAAAACTCAAATTTATCATGCTATTCTTAGCAATGTCTTTGCATTTTGGAATAGGAATATTTATGATGTTGTATGATTTTCAAATCCTATTTATTTTGATTTTAGGTTTTTTTATAACAAATAATGAATGGAAATATATATTTGAAACTATAAATAATAAATACGAACTTTACAAGGAGAATGTCTTAAAGCTCGCTATTAAAAAATGATTCTTTATAGTGTATTAATTGTAGCCAGTATCGTAATTCTAGTCATTATTTTATGGAAAATAGAAACAAATGTACCTAAAATACCTAAAGTAAAAGAAGGAAATAAGGAAGCTAAAATAAAGTCAATAAAACGTTGGTTTAAAGTACTGGAACGTAGAAAAAAGTTTAATGGAGTAGCTTTACTAACTCATAAAGGCGAAGTAATTTTTAAACTAGTTATGGGAGTTAGTGGAGCTACACAAAAACCTTTAACAGAAAGTTCTATGCTAAGAATAGCATCCTTATCTAAATCTTTTACAGCATTTGCGATTATGAATTTGGTGAAAAAAGAAAAAATACACTATGATGATTTGGTAAGTGAACATGTAACTTTCTTTAAACATAAACAGATAACCATTAGAAACTTATTAAACCATACCTCAGGAATTTTAGTAGACTATATTGCTATTGCAAAAAAAAATAAGCCTAGTAAAAATTATATCCTGTCTATAACTGACGCCGTTCATCTTGTCTTGAAAGTTATGGAGGAAGATAAGTTAGTACCTAATATCAAATTTGTTTATAACAATACCAATTATATATTCTTAGCATACATTGTTGAAAAAGTAACAGGACTTTCTTTTGAAGAATATATAAAAGAAGAAATATGTAAACCACTAGGCTTAATTCAAACTAGAGTTTGGAATCTATTATCAAAAGACACCATTGAGAATACTGCCAATATAGCTGAAGATTTTGAAGCTTATTTAAAAAGTAAACCTATAAAATTAAAACCAACTTGGATTGATGGTGTAGCTGGAGATGGAGCCATTTTTTCTAGTATTAATGACCTAGAGAAATGGTCAAAAATTTGGGAAGATAACTCATTATTAAGTAAAGAAGAATTAAAAGAAGCATATAAACCACATCAATTAAAAGATGGAACTTATAATGATTATGGATTTGGATGGGTATTAAATAGAGACAATTCAATATGGCATAATGGGAAATGGCTAGCGGCAAACTCTTTAATGATAAAGAATTTTAAAAAAGAAACTTGTTTAATATTGGTAGATAACTCAGCCAATTTACGATTTGAGAAAATAACAAAAAAACTACTCTATGAATTAGAAGATTATTTATAAAACCAAACTAAATAAAAATCAACAAACATGAACAAACTAAAAAAATGGAGTGGAACAATTGAAAGTGGTGTATTAACAGGATCAGCAACTTTTTTTGCCACATTAATGGTACTAATGTACTGGCAAAGTAATGGATTTACTGAGGTAGAATTTATTTTAATGAGTGTTATTTCCGGTGTCTTTCTGTTTATATTTTCCTTATTTTTTAATTATACTTTTTTGAAACCTAATTTGCTTAAAAAATTTAAGAAAAGGTCAGAATTGTCTAGAAGAAGGTCTAATGTAGTACTAGTAACATTATTAGTAGCATGTATTACTTATTTATTAATGGATTATATATTGTTTTTAGTAGATGCGTCCATTCCTAAAGATTATCTAGCCTTTATTAATAATTTAGAACCCAATGTTGAAAATAGAATACAAAATAGTTATCCATTGGGGTTGGTAAATTTCATAACTACATTAATTTTTGGAATTTTTGCATCCATTATATCACTGTTTTTTATTAAAAAAGTGAATTAAATTTTAGAGTTTTGTAGTATAAATACTGAGTACTATGAAAAAGCTTTTTTTAGATGATATTAGAACCGTAGATATGATTTACGATGAAATGGAGATATCAACATTTATTGTAGTTAGAACTTATGAAGAATTTGTTACTCATATAAAAATTAATGGATTACCAGATTTTATAAGTTTTGATAATGATTTAGGCTTAGATAAAAATGGAAATGTAGCACCAGATGGTTTAGCGGCAGCTAAATGGTTGGTGTATGAATCTGGTTTAAACCTAAAAAGGTTACAATTTAAAGTACATTCAGCCAACCCGGTTGCAGCGGAACAAATTAGAGGGTTGTTAACAAATTATATCACTTTTTTAAATAAGCAGTAATTATTTAAATATAGGTAAAGCCTTAATAACTTCTTTTTTATGGCGCTGACTCAGAGGAATAGAAATATTGTTTTTAAGAATAATATTATAATCAACAGTGTCAATTCTAGCTATTTTACTTTTATTAACCAAGTATTTTCTGTGCGTTTTAATAAAGATGTTTTTAAACTCCTCAGTAAAGCTTTTTAAAGTTTTTTGTACCATAAATTGAGTGTTTTCTGTATGTATATGACAATACTTATCATCCGCCTCAATGTAAAACATATCATTTTTTGATATTTTAAATAAAGAATCTTTCTTTTTTATAAATAGTTCATCATTAATTTTTAAACTAGCTTTTTCCTTGGTAGATAGCTGACCTACTTGATTGGCAAATTTTTCAATAGCTAATTCAATAGTAAACTTAATACCAAAAGGATCTACAGGTTTTAAGAGATAATTATAAGGCTTTGTGTTTTTTGCCTCACTGAAGCTTATGTTGTCTTTAGCATTCGTTAAAAATAATATAGGTATTGGAGTGTTTTTGTTGATGTATTCAGCAAATCGGATTCCTTCACGTTTGTCTTCTATAAAAATATCAAGGATAGCTAAGTCAGGAGCATGCATATGGTATAATGCAACAGCTTCCATATAATTAGAG encodes the following:
- a CDS encoding response regulator transcription factor gives rise to the protein MQKIKILILEDDLEQSELLKQLLVKNYTVIGSASNYMEAVALYHMHAPDLAILDIFIEDKREGIRFAEYINKNTPIPILFLTNAKDNISFSEAKNTKPYNYLLKPVDPFGIKFTIELAIEKFANQVGQLSTKEKASLKINDELFIKKKDSLFKISKNDMFYIEADDKYCHIHTENTQFMVQKTLKSFTEEFKNIFIKTHRKYLVNKSKIARIDTVDYNIILKNNISIPLSQRHKKEVIKALPIFK
- a CDS encoding serine hydrolase domain-containing protein produces the protein MILYSVLIVASIVILVIILWKIETNVPKIPKVKEGNKEAKIKSIKRWFKVLERRKKFNGVALLTHKGEVIFKLVMGVSGATQKPLTESSMLRIASLSKSFTAFAIMNLVKKEKIHYDDLVSEHVTFFKHKQITIRNLLNHTSGILVDYIAIAKKNKPSKNYILSITDAVHLVLKVMEEDKLVPNIKFVYNNTNYIFLAYIVEKVTGLSFEEYIKEEICKPLGLIQTRVWNLLSKDTIENTANIAEDFEAYLKSKPIKLKPTWIDGVAGDGAIFSSINDLEKWSKIWEDNSLLSKEELKEAYKPHQLKDGTYNDYGFGWVLNRDNSIWHNGKWLAANSLMIKNFKKETCLILVDNSANLRFEKITKKLLYELEDYL
- a CDS encoding cyclic-phosphate processing receiver domain-containing protein, whose product is MKKLFLDDIRTVDMIYDEMEISTFIVVRTYEEFVTHIKINGLPDFISFDNDLGLDKNGNVAPDGLAAAKWLVYESGLNLKRLQFKVHSANPVAAEQIRGLLTNYITFLNKQ